One Budorcas taxicolor isolate Tak-1 chromosome 6, Takin1.1, whole genome shotgun sequence DNA segment encodes these proteins:
- the NEUROG2 gene encoding neurogenin-2 has protein sequence MFVKSETLELKEEEDVLVLLGSASPASAALTPVSSSADEEEEEELGAAGGARRQLGAEAGPAALGGSPGGAEGCRPARLLGVVHECKRRPPRARAVSRGAKTAETVQRIKKTRRLKANNRERNRMHNLNAALDALREVLPTFPEDAKLTKIETLRFAHNYIWALTETLRLADHCGGGGLPGALFSEAVMLSPGGTSAALSNSADSPSPASTWSCTNSPAESSSASSNSTSPYSCTLSPASPEGSDMDYWQPPPPDKHRYAPHLPIVRDCI, from the coding sequence ATGTTCGTCAAATCCGAGACCTTGGAGttaaaggaggaggaggacgtGCTGGTGCTGCTTGGCTCGGCCTCCCCCGCCTCGGCGGCTCTGACCCCTGTCTCTTCCAGCGCTgacgaggaggaagaggaggagctgGGCGCGGCGGGCGGAGCGCGCCGGCAGCTTGGGGCAGAGGCCGGGCCCGCGGCGCTGGGCGGCTCGCCGGGAGGAGCCGAGGGCTGCCGGCCGGCGCGGCTGCTGGGTGTGGTGCATGAGTGCAAGCGGCGCCCTCCGAGGGCAAGGGCTGTTTCTCGCGGCGCCAAGACGGCCGAGACCGTGCAGCGCATCAAGAAGACCCGTAGACTGAAGGCCAACAACCGCGAGCGCAACCGCATGCACAATCTCAACGCGGCGCTGGACGCGCTGCGCGAGGTGCTCCCCACATTCCCAGAGGACGCCAAGCTCACCAAGATCGAGACCCTGCGTTTCGCTCACAACTACATATGGGCGCTCACCGAGACCCTGCGCCTGGCTGACCACTGTGGGGGCGGCGGCCTGCCCGGGGCGCTCTTCTCGGAGGCAGTCATGCTGAGCCCGGGAGGCACTAGCGCCGCCTTGAGCAACAGCGCAGACAGCCCTTCGCCCGCCTCCACGTGGAGCTGCACAAACAGCCCCGCGGAGTCTTCCTCGGCGTCCTCCAACTCCACCTCCCCCTACAGCTGCACTTTATCTCCCGCCAGCCCGGAGGGTTCAGACATGGACTATTGGCAGCCCCCACCTCCAGACAAGCACCGCTACGCACCTCACCTCCCCATAGTCAGAGACTGTATCTAG